Below is a window of Leguminivora glycinivorella isolate SPB_JAAS2020 chromosome 11, LegGlyc_1.1, whole genome shotgun sequence DNA.
acgcacgcacgcacgcacgcacgcacgcacgcacgcacgcacgcacgcacgcacgcacgcacgcacgcacgcacgcacgcacgcacgcacgcacgcacgcacgcacgcacgcacgcacgcacgcacacacacacacacacacacacacacacacacacacacacacagacagacagacagacagacagacagacagacagacaggcaggcaggcagAAGACACGTCACACATAACACCccgccgtttttgcgtcggggtttaaaaatacaaactgtAATAGGGCAAGTTAAGTATAAACTTGTAGGTAATAACAGATTTATAGGTACAATAACTCTCTTTACAACTCCCTCCCGGATACGATATCAGATGTTATTTTCTCGTAATTAGTGACAGATAATGAACAATAACAATAGTACTCTTAGGTAAGCAACTGcaccacataaataaatatgatgtATTATCTCTCTCCACgagataattatgtaaaaaatatctACTTCAAGACTAATAATATGACTCTAGCCACCCCCGCTATAATGATCTAAATTTATACTTTCTCATTTGTAgacattttgattttatttttaattttgaaatattaattttgacaaataataaaaaaatcaaattgtCTACAAATgagaaagtaatttaattactcTCTCATTTGTagacattttgattttttgattttttttttttttttgaaatattaattttgacattggtAAATGGTTAAGTGCCGCCTAGTACCTAACTTAAAAGTAGGCTAAGAAGTTCCACCTGCTCCTTTTCTTCCTGTTTCATAGAATGTACCTATGAACATacctaaatacataattatagatACCTttctttttgcacgtgtatcgtacgaggTTTTTGAGTACCAGATGCCATTgcccctccaaagtttcgacctgacaataaattaaccacttctcgcactagtgcttaaaaaaactccatctgtactgaaaaatataaatggtcattatcaatattattagACGGAACCATTAGTCGATAGGCTATTTTTCTtgattattacatacatacaatcacgcctgtatcccataaaggggtaggcagaacacatgaaactactaaagcttcagtgccactcttgccaaataaggggttgaaagaaaacgaaactgtgtgtgtgtgtgtgtgtgtgtgtgtgtgtgttcttGATTATTATCTgtataaaagtattttatgtatgtaggtactctacttaaatacatacttaggcatattatttattttgccactTTTTTGGTTTTATTAAGTTGACTAAACCATATTGGTAGTTAATAGGTAGTTATAAAGGTAAGGGCTAGCAAAGTATTTGAATGTCTGTATTTGCAGGATTGGAATCTTTGAATGTTGATGATCTATATAGGTAACTATGTCTATATCTGGGAtttcatatttaatttaaaagaaaaacgtagTGTTTGAATGATTATTTAATGGTTCTAAAAATAAATGCAATGTGAATTATATGAGAGATCGTGAAGCTAATagatatttaacaaaaaaaatattatttagaatATCGACATGGTGGGTCAATTACATATACTTTATTAAAATATTGGTAACTATATACTAAATATTATCAAAGAACAATATAAGTGAACAACTAAATTTATATGGGCTGATTGGTATCTATTTCTTAAAAAGCTAACAGGtatatcaaataaaataaatgtaactaaaaatatataaactcagTATAATTCATCTATattcatactaatatatatACAATCAAAGTTTTCTACttaaatacaaatacttaataaataaatattatacatgtATATAAAACACACCTATCACGCGCACAAACTATTTACATCAGATTAGATGTTTTGACTAAAATCACTAAAGACTAAAATAGTACACAGTCGATAGATCCAATGTAGTAGTTGAGTATCAAAATCAAAGGTTTAAGCCGTTTAGTTGGCAGTGTCGGTGTGGGGCACGTAGACCTCAGGAGTGGGCTTGTGGTGGATCAGAACATCTTGCAGCATGATGTTGTGCAGATGCTCGATCTGCCAGTGGTGCAGGGGACGGTTGACGGGGAAGCCGATGGGCTCATCGCTCATGCGGCGAGCTCCGCTGCCGAAGCCAGGAGACACGACGTGGTCGAAGCCGGTTCCCTGTTGGACCTTGGGTGCGTGGTACTCGGAGATGTAAGTCAGGAGGACGAAGGGCATACCACcgatgcgacctggaggataataCAGATTAGTTATACTTTCCTGATAGATAATGATAGTGATAAAGTAAATTAGAATTTATTCCACTTAGGACTGGATTGATATGCTACTTtagtatataattatgtgaatAAATTATGATTCGAATAGTGTAAACAATAAACATACCCTTAGGAAGCAGCAGACGGTCAGGGTATCCTTCAATCTTCTGAGACTGGCTCAAGATGAATTGACCCTTGCCGTGCAGAGCGTTCTCAGCCTTCTCGTAGACCTCATGAGCGCTGGTCCAGTCTTCAATGGTCCATGTGTTCTGGGAGGAATCACGCTTGATGACGTGCTCACCCACGGGCACTGTGCAAAGAAATATATGTCAATACCTCAAATGTTATAAGAAAACAAGtatttatgtgtttttgtaaacaaataGACATTTCACTTACGGTCGTATGTGAACTGGTCGATTTGGAAGAAGTTCTCAGTGTTGAGGTGAAGAGGGATTTCATAGCCGTGGCTGTCGTATTTGGGAGCCAAGAAGAACTTGACGAGGACGGTCTTGGCGACTTCGCTCTTGACGTTCACGCGGACCTGGAAGACCTTGTGGTTCAGGCGAGGCACCTGGACGAGGACGCTGACGTCATCGACGACTACCTTccctgttaaataaaaatattgtttgataaaTATAAAATGCTTGAAGGAGCAATAGTAGGTACTTgattaatatgtattttttttgctaCGTACTTTCAAAGTCGTTCATGTGCAGGTGGTTGGTAACGTTCACGTAGGTGTGCTCGAAGTAGGTGACCAGCTTGTCAGTTTCAACTTTATGGATGGTGACAGCGGGGAAAGCGAGCTCTTCAGGCTTGTACAAAGGCAGCTGTTGGTGCCACAAGTCGAATAGGTTCAACACACGCTTCCAGATCATGTAGAAAGCGGGGTCACGGAGAGCGGTCTGGTATTGCTCCAGAGCGGAAGGCAGGACCAGGGGCACGGtactgaaatattttaaaaaacttcAGTTTTTGCACTAAATTCAAAGCttagtaataaaaatgaaaaattaactaaaatatatttacGTCTGGTGATAAGCGTGCTCGTGGACAATAGAGTTTCCGAGGAGTTCCTTCCAGAGGGTGATGAAGTCCTGGTAGTAACCAGTGTTAGGAGAGTCAGCGTTGGCTTCGATCAGGCGACCGAGAACATCGATACACTCAGGGTTGCGCAGGCTCACGTGCTCGCCCAGGTTCtgagaaaataataatacattttaagtttaatattctaagtttatattttatatgtataggagaaatgataaaaaagtttttttaaattacttacgTTAATGTAGTATCCGGCGTCGATAGCATCACGAATGCGGCGCTCCATATCATAAATAGCCTTAGTTTCATGAATAAAGTGTTCTTGGTGCAGGTGGAAGTGGTTAGGCCTGACGGGGAATGGGATTCCGTTGTGGTACAGGAGACCAGGGGTGTAACCTTCCTCAACGATGCCGTGTAGTTCAAGATCAGGGATCTCACCAAGACCGTTCGACAGTCTCTCCATGTAGTAACGAGCCAGGAGCTGCTTGTGCCAGTACCAGAAGAATTCACCACGGTTGTCCTTCACCAAGGGGCAGGTTTCGCTTCCGAGCCACTTAGGGTAAGCCACTTGGCTGTTGTAGTACCATGTGTTGAGAGCATAATCGTGAGTCCAGTAGAAGACGGGAGAGTCTACAGAGAAGTAAGGCCATACGGTCTCGTTCCATCTAATCACTACGTTGTCGTTCCAGATGTAAGTCGTCGGGTAGTGCTCGATCATGTGCATGCCGTGAGTGTTGATCCTCTGGGCAGTGGTCATGACTTCTCCGTTGAAGAAGTAAGAGGGGAATATTTCATATAGAGCCGGGACAACGAATCCTTGAGTGTCGTGGCGGTGAAGAATGGCGGTGGTGAGCACGTAGACGTACAGGTTCTCATTGACACGGTCTCTGAGGTACACAGCAGTCTTGTAGAACGTATCGTAGTGCTTGGCGGAGAACAGCACGTGGAAGAGAGTCTCAGCTTCGAACTGGTGATGTTCGTCAAGCATAGAGAAAGGCACAGAGCGTGGCAACAGACCATACTCCATGAGGTCCACGTAAATCTTGCAAGCAGTTACATTCTGGAAAGGAAAGGTAATATTGAATACTAACATAAAATACATCCTATTCATCATTCACACGTATGACTCACAAGGGGTGGACCCATATTTACACATTATAATccttataacatacatacatataatcacgcctgtatcctataaaggggtaggcagagcacatgaactactaaagtttcagggCCGCTCTTAGCAGaaaggggttgatagaaatcgaaattgtgccattgcagtgacatgttgccatcctctcgcctacgccacaatttaacccatatcccacagtcgacttctacgacaccaacgggaagaaagggggtggtgaaattcttaacccgtcatcacACCCTAATCCTTAATCCTTATGAGGAGACCAATTATATCTAAAGTATATAATTTAGTTAATGACTTACGCTGTAGTGCTCAATGTTCTTCTCGATTTCCCATGTACTGGCAATGGTCTTCAGTGGCTCGTAGTGGAGGGGCTCATGGATGTGGTAGAAGAGGGTTGACAGGTCCACCTGGCGCTTGAGGGTAGCCGGGTCGGCTGGAACAAATGTTTACCTTTAGCACTCAGGCACTTGACGactgacgactacataaaaaatggcattctgtttagttcgTCAATTaggtcgtccaaaaatactgaacacatatttttcgccttttctaattaatgaaaaaatacaaagatatagagcatcaaagttccggagtgggggcttgtgacgtcacttctaagtaaaaattgtacttaggcgtgacgtcacgcgaaacttcaacgcactatcgtcatttttcgtttacgagaaaatagaaaaaatacgtgtctacaattctttgataatctaactgacggactaattagtttgttttagtcgtctcgcctattaccTTTTGCTGTACGaaatgtattttttctactccagcactcaaATCtgccaattagattattgtcagcggtatccaaattaagttcatttgagtaacgataagaaagtctatttgtctataggttaatataggagttctgttaattttttttaaaaacacaatttcCAATTTATCAGGTGTGTTTTCatttgtaacttttaataaataatatgatgttAAGGTTCATactttaaatcaagatgaaaaaataaactgaaatgcgttttacatattagatattgcaaaacaaaggtaaaaagcataagtttatcaaataattctacattcgacatttaaatattcttgaacgcaaccacatttttcgtaattgaaaaccggcttattttctatttctcttgtacTTATATGGCATGTTTGACATTTTTAAACTTTTGACGAAACTTTTTGAACTAAGTATTTTAGTGTTgtgtagtttattttaattcgacgttattgtgcaaaaacttaagtaattctaagtgattctggtgaacaatgtacttccgaagaaatcaaggctatggcgatcaaagtgactgacaatttgttacctgaaaagtctGATAAAGcgcaccaaaaatgttatgattgttttgaaatggaaattgcataaaatgtttcaactttctctgaaaccgcgttgttggcatattttgaagaattgtgcaacaagttctcgccatcaacattgtggacagaatagttaagatccacacaaatattcctattcattatatgaagtaggtaagcaacccatttaattattctcgaataggtatttatttggctgtcgtagaaaaaagtatagtatacaatcgtaacattatgaaggatATAAAAGTCTCGTAGGTATTTACTTACCGCGGTACTCAACATTTTATAGTCTCGTACATTACTTActcgttatataatatactattacaAATCACCAATAAAGTTAATAGATATAATATGTGGGATGTATAACTAACGGGACAATAATCATTTGCTCTTCAAGCAaaatctaataaataaataattatgaaacATTTTAACACAAACTGACTACGCCATAGTAAGCTAAAGAAggttgtacagtcaagtgcaaaaagacgtatcgattttatccgctcaaaaatatgtaccgagaccttattccgccgacataaagttctatggtatatatttttgataagttgtacgcacccatatttttacacttgactgtacctactcagactacatacattataatatgtacaattgtacaaatgggtgaatcaacttttctttgccagcaaaattacgcatacttcgactacatgtggtcagaaaatttaatttgtatttagtgtaattagtttatacttattatattaaaaacagatatacaagctatgcagtacatcatgtttttataggatttgctattttattactttatttcgagcagtgacccagtggacatagctgtccctcacttttgtatgaaaaaagtgtctcttccactgggtcacatatagatttaattgtaaatgttttttttttaattattcccttaatgtaaaataaaaataaggatctttattcacgatggccaggttaaaactcacaaaagtagagctaataataagtatgggcaattcttgcaaaaagcaagaaaaagttgattcacccaaatacaAACGCCCATGACCAATATGTCACACAAATACCTAAAAGGCCTTAACCGGTTTCGAACCCGGCTCGAACCACCGGCTTCATAAGGCAGTCCCAACACAGGGCAGATCGGCCGTAAAATATCCAAGTATATCTAATTATCTTAAAGCTTAGGTAACGACTGATTCATTTAAAGCCCTTAATGTAAGACCAAGATCGTATGTAAGACCACATTAAGTCGACATACAAATGCTAAATCATCTGAATAAATTGTTAATAATAGAAAATTGACTTACCAGGCTTCTGGGGCCAGGTCTTCTTCAGTGGGTCGCAAGACCCACCGGCCACTAGGAGCGCAAAAGCACACAACACGAGACGAGCCATGTTTGCCAGTGCTCAATTGACCACCAGCACCCCCTTTTATACTGCCACTGGGTTGATAACGGAGAAACAAAATGAATGCATTTTTGTTATCATAGGTCAGGCACCGGTGAAGTCACCTTGATAAGATCTATGAATTACACTAATGAACCGCGTGTTTCGGGCATACTGTTACTTTTCTCAATCATGATACTGTCTAACTTATCGATGTGCTAAAGAAGCAggtaaataaacacaaaaaaggGCCGAAACAATTAAAATGAACATGGTGCAGATGAAGAGCAATCCTTCTGTGACATGTAGGCCTAGACAATATAATAATCATAAACAAATTTAGTTCCGTAATTTAGTACgtaaatttgttccgtctattgtcctttgagtcgtcggaaacccgaaccctcctaggaacttgtacacttatttttgctgtgtacttaacacagcaaaagggagtgtagaAGTtcctaatgggttggcaacgcgtatgtgacacttcttgagttgcaggagtccttaggttacggtgaccgctttccatcaggcggaccgtatgcttgtttgccactgacgtagtataaaaaatatatatatcgcAAGTCTTTTCAGTGCAACTGTCATGCTTTACTAGTCGCTTCTTCACTGCCCATGAAATTTTGAGAAAGTTTcgattattatgtaatttattagGGTACGTGTAGTATTTTTTGTTTGTCTCATTTTGCAGGATGTGCCATAACATAATATCCCCACCCCttctatatgtacctatgtaagacttcatttatttcatatctAGTGCTGTTTGTCACTGATGAGTTGATGACGTATTAACCGAATTTATAATGCAacatatttcataattttataattatgtatgtgtgATGATGCACAACTTTTACCTATATTATAGTTAATTAATTGTAACTAGATTCGCAATCGGCAACTTGATCAATATCTATGCACAAACGTAGTTACACCGTGAGCTGGAATAACCAGGCAAATCTTAAACCACGTATTCACCTAGAAAAAGGAGCAAAAAAtgcaataacattttaaaaatcatttgtaaaatttcgggtagttacaacatttattagttaaccaaccaaatacaaaacgAAGCGGATCTGTCACTCACTGATGAACTGCTTTTAACCTTCTTATTTGgtagtatatttttttcatttaccCTCGACTGGTTTGAAGACCCCATTGagggtacatttatttatacctaataacctaaccacaaaattaaaattttgaaaaaaaaaacccgaccgattttcatgaaacatggctaagaacactcactaaatctaaatcggttcatccgttcgggagctacaatgccacagacacacacacacacacacacagacagacagacaggcaggcagacagacagacacgtcacacATAACACCtcgccgtttttgcgtcggggtttaaaaatacAAACTATAATAGGGCAAGTTAAATATAAACTTGTAGGTAATAACAGATACAGGTACAATAACTCTCTTTACAACTCCCTCCCGGATACGATATCAGATGTTATTTTCTCGTAATTAGTGACAGATAATGAACAATAACAATAGTACTCTTAGGTAAGCAACTGcaccacataaataaatatgatgtATTATCTCACTCCACgagataattatgtaaaaaatatctACTTCAAGactaatacagggtgtaacattaatgctggtgatccatttaagagcataaccggtatcgaatagcggttacgaataacacttcctttttttaaaataaacaccatgaaaattaaaggtactatagaaggtaatgtataagccgtaggatttatcttcggcaattatgttacatagtgtatatgACTCTAGCCACCCCCGCTATAATGATCTAAATATATACTTTCTCATTTGTAgacattttgattatattttcattttgaaatattaatattgacaaataataaaaaaatcaaaatttctaaaaacgagaaagtaatttaattactcTCTCATTTAGAGATTTTAtatagagatttttttttttaatagcttataattgtgtcccactgctgggcaaaggcctcccctttcttccgccactcatcccgatttgccgcctgctccggccagtcgccgcagaatgcgtcgaggtcatcccgccatcttttctttggcTTTCTTTGGGATTTGgcaggacatgtctgccgaatgcattCAGATCGGTGGGCCAAATTGGCTACCTACTGGACACCACAGATTAACCGGGGCAgaggtaggccaaagaaaagagaaaaataaaaattaaaaattacgaTCGGCCATCCTAAGCGCTGGTACCTTACAATGACGTATTCGAGCAATTTTTCTAAGATGTGAATAAGATATCACTACCATAGGATACCATTATCAGTGTAAATATTAGGTACTCATATAATAATGTAGATTACCTAACTTAGTCGTGTAATACTAGGAATACCTACTAAGGTAGTTAATCAGATTACTTCCTGCATATGGTTCCATTTCATTCAATTACATATATTGAATCTATATAACGTAatccaatgctattcatgctcTAGCTATATcaacacgggaagcatggtcgcgcgatagacgataaaatat
It encodes the following:
- the LOC125231057 gene encoding acidic juvenile hormone-suppressible protein 1-like, which codes for MARLVLCAFALLVAGGSCDPLKKTWPQKPADPATLKRQVDLSTLFYHIHEPLHYEPLKTIASTWEIEKNIEHYSNVTACKIYVDLMEYGLLPRSVPFSMLDEHHQFEAETLFHVLFSAKHYDTFYKTAVYLRDRVNENLYVYVLTTAILHRHDTQGFVVPALYEIFPSYFFNGEVMTTAQRINTHGMHMIEHYPTTYIWNDNVVIRWNETVWPYFSVDSPVFYWTHDYALNTWYYNSQVAYPKWLGSETCPLVKDNRGEFFWYWHKQLLARYYMERLSNGLGEIPDLELHGIVEEGYTPGLLYHNGIPFPVRPNHFHLHQEHFIHETKAIYDMERRIRDAIDAGYYINNLGEHVSLRNPECIDVLGRLIEANADSPNTGYYQDFITLWKELLGNSIVHEHAYHQTTVPLVLPSALEQYQTALRDPAFYMIWKRVLNLFDLWHQQLPLYKPEELAFPAVTIHKVETDKLVTYFEHTYVNVTNHLHMNDFERKVVVDDVSVLVQVPRLNHKVFQVRVNVKSEVAKTVLVKFFLAPKYDSHGYEIPLHLNTENFFQIDQFTYDLPVGEHVIKRDSSQNTWTIEDWTSAHEVYEKAENALHGKGQFILSQSQKIEGYPDRLLLPKGRIGGMPFVLLTYISEYHAPKVQQGTGFDHVVSPGFGSGARRMSDEPIGFPVNRPLHHWQIEHLHNIMLQDVLIHHKPTPEVYVPHTDTAN